In Candidatus Binatota bacterium, the sequence GGATCTGTCGCGCTGGCCTGGATTGTTACGAGGAGAACGCCGTACCAGCAGCCCGCGGCCAGGACGGCCAGCAAGCGTGCCGTCGCCGCTCCCCGGGCCGCCACGAGACGGTTGAGCACGACCGTGGGCGGTAAGGAAAGCAGCACCGAGGTGATCAACAGCGCGGCGTAGCCTGCCTCCGGTGCCCAGCCGGCACCCTGCGCCAGTGCGTGTACGGGAGAGGCGAGCAGCAGTAGCAGGCAGCCGGCAATTGCCGCCGAGCTTATCGCACCGGCCGCCGCGGGCGTTCTGGTGCCGGGCGCGCCACCACCACCGACGAGGAGGCCGGCGACCATCGATGCGCTGGCGGCTGCCGCTGCGCTGGCTGCGGCTAGCGCTAACAGCCGCAGCAGGGCCGGGGAAGCGAGCACCTCGCGGGGCGTCCAGGGGTGCACCAGCTCAAACAGCAGCACCGGGAGCCACAGCAATACTGCGGCCGGCAACACGGCGGGCCACAGCAGGCTGCGACTTTTCACCCCTGTTGCCCCGCGCGGTTGCGGTACAGCTCTCCGCTGACGGCAGCGGCCATCGCAGTTTCGTTGAGAGCGCCACCGAGAAACACGTTGACCTGTTGCGCGGCCGAGACCGGATCCCGCACCGTGGCAGCGTAGTCCAGGTAGAGCACCCCGGTGCCGGTCGCTGCGTTGAGCCTGCTCTTGACCTGCTCAAGGTGGCGGCCGAAGAGCTCGGCAAGGCGACCGTCATCGGCGTTTCCGGCCAGCTTGCCCCGGTTGCCCAGCATGCGGCGCTGCGAGGCCAGCACTTCGGTCATGTCGCGCAGGACAAAGAGCACGCGGTAGTCAAGGTCGGCGGGCAGGTGCTCGAGCAGGGCTGAAATCACCTTGACCGACCGCCCCCGTGCCCGGTAGATGCACGAGGCGTCGTCGGCGAGCTTCCTGATCGGCTCGTACTCGAAATAGCCGTGCGGGTTGTCGTCATCGGCCTCGCGCTTGCCGTCGCTCAGGGGTTCGATTCCGCCGGCCCCGAGCATGCGCATGAGCATCGAGGTGCCCGAGCGTGGCAGGCCCGAGACGATTGTCACAAAGCTTTCATTAACCGCTGCCGGCACAACCTCACTGTAGTTTGAAGAGCGCTCGGCGCCAAGTGAGCGGCGTGCTGCTGCCGCCCGCGCTCGGAGGGAGGCTGCTTGGGGGTGCGTGCGTAACGTGATAGCGCCTGTGTTATGGGTGATTCTGCCGAACTGCTGGTGTGGCTGGACATGGAGATGACCGGTCTGGACCCGGCCACCTGCGTGCCGATGGAAGTGGCCGTGATCGTGACCGATGGTCAGCTGGTCGAGATCGAGAGCGCGCAGTGGCTCGTGCAGACGCCCGTCAACAAGATCGAAGAGATGGACCCGTTTGTCGAGAAGATGCATACCGACAACGGACTCACCGAGCGCGTGCTTG encodes:
- a CDS encoding sulfotransferase family protein, producing the protein MTIVSGLPRSGTSMLMRMLGAGGIEPLSDGKREADDDNPHGYFEYEPIRKLADDASCIYRARGRSVKVISALLEHLPADLDYRVLFVLRDMTEVLASQRRMLGNRGKLAGNADDGRLAELFGRHLEQVKSRLNAATGTGVLYLDYAATVRDPVSAAQQVNVFLGGALNETAMAAAVSGELYRNRAGQQG